GATGGATGAGACTGTGTGATTGTGGCTGCGTGGGACTGCATGTGGGAAAGGTCGTGTGGGTGTTATGAAGACTGTGGTGTTTGCCAGAAGGTGAGAATATCTGCGACCCTGAGAAGGCAGAGGAATGTTGTCAGCTGTGAGGCTGGTGTAGGTTTGGACCGGCTCACCCCAGTGATTGTTGGGGGACCAGGGGCTGCGCCTCTCTCCCAGCAATGACCTCCTTCTTAAATGATTCTGAGGGAAGGTTGGGGAGCAGAGAGCCGCGCCTGAGACAGGCCTGGGCTCGCGCAGGAGAGGGTACAGGGCCGGGGAGTCGTGTAGAGGCCCCCAAGGTGGAGGGCGGGGGGTGACTGAGTGTATTCACCGAATGCGCCGCCAGGTGGCGCCGCCTCCGCAAGTCCAAATATTCCTCCACCAaccgctgggggtggggggcaggcccgGCGCGAGCCTCGGCCCCCGACTCATCCTGGGGCGCAGGGTCCCGGTAGCaggggttggggcgggggaggggcagccgaCCCTCGGCGTCTCGCTCTGGACTCCGAAGCCGGAGAGTGTGTCTTGCGGGGGAGGCTTCGACCGAAGAAGCGGAGGGGGAAGGGCGGCCGCCTTGGCGCCCGGCCCTTTGTGCTCGAACAATGACCAGCTGCCGCTGGCCCCGGGGCCCGGGTAGGGGTAGAGGGTGACCCGCGGCCGCGGCCGAGTCCTGAGCCGACCGGCTCTCGGAGTGGGGGCGCGGGGGGACGGGGATCCTGGGTCCCCCGGCGCAGCCCCCGCGTGCGCCTGGTCGGCCTCGCGTGACGCGGGGTGCCTGCGCGTGTCCGCGCCCGGGGCGGGGACGCCCCTCCGACCCCTCCCCCGCGCTGCGCCGCCCACTCGGGCCGGACGGGGGCCGGCCGGGCTAGGGGCGCCGcggaggcggggccgggccgggccgggcggctCCGAGTGGCCGAGCGCGGGCTGGAGCCGGGCGGCGCGCCTGTGGAGCGCTGGGGGCGGCCCGGGGCTGAGCATGGAGCGGCGCGGcggaggtgagggggagggggggccgggcTGGGAGGCGACCCGGGGGCGCCCCCAACTTGTGCGCGGCGGTGGGCGGGTGGGGAGGAGGCGTCCCCCAGCCGCCCGCACTTAatagaggcggggagggggggggtgtcgGGGGGCCCTGGAGGGTGGGTTGGGGGCTCCCGGCTTCCTATCGCGGAATGCGAACTCGTGATCCCAGACTCGATCCCGCTTGACTAGTCCTTGGAGTTTGGTGGGGGGAGACTTTCCCCAACTCTTCAGCCCCCAGAACAGGTCTGCGGGAGTTGGGCTTAGCCAGACCTGCCCGGGGCCCTGGCCGAAGCCAGCACCCGGCTGCCCCCGGCCCACGAAGGGGGTGTGCGTGCGCTGGGCCAGAGTGATTACTCAAGGAGTGCTGGGAGAGCCAGGGGTTCCCTTTCCCACAGACACAACGCGTTTCTCAAAATGGAGCCTCCACTTGCCCCTCCTCTCTCGGGCTCCCGCTCTTGGAGCCCGGCTGGCTGGGCCTGGCTTTCCAGAGGCCTGGCTCTGGCTCCttgggcgtctgactctcggGGCCCAGCTTTCATGTCTCTTCTGGGTTTAGGGGCCCCTGGCTCTGTGGGGTTCAGGTCCCTGGGCTCACTGGTTCagcctgtctccctgtctgcctgaCCCTGGGGTCTCTGTTGAGTCTTTGTCTCTGGTCGTTTGggcccctgtctttctctgagtccGCATGTCTCCTCCCCTTACTTCTCACTTTCTCAGTGCTCACTGAAGTGGGCAAATGCAGACAGAGGTGCCAGCCTCCACTGCCCCCTAAGAAGCCCCTAACCCCACAGCTTTCTCTGTGccctggagtggtgggggagagggcaggagaggcggTGCCCTGGCTGCCTGGCTCCGGGCTGGCACTTGCCGATGGGCTCagcgcacccccacccccccaacccccgcttcCAGGCTCAGTCTGGATACCTTCCCGGTTCTCATGGTCTCCTGACTTgagtggggagtggagggggagCCTCGTGCGATACAAGCAAGAAAGAAGGGGAACGGACCCGGCAAAGGAGTCAGATAATGtgtctgtcctttccccacacTCGAATGAGTGACAGAAACCAGGCTCCTGCTCACCTAGGTGGCCCTGCtcgccacccaggctcccacccACTCTCACACATGCTCTGTGCACACACTGCTCTGCACCCGCTTGTGCACACTCACTTCCCTGTTCGTATGCAGTTTCCACATAAACATGTGAATGGACATCTATCCAAAGATGTTCTCTTCTCTCAGCCACGTTCATGCAGCACAAATTTACTTACTACATATGCAGTTACCACTTTTACGTATTTCCTGAGAGTGATCCGGAGGCACGCACATACTCGTGCACATATGAACTCACACATACGAATATACGAATGTACTCATACCTCTAGTCAAACATACATACACTCAGATGCACTCGCGTTTTCACACATTTTCACATACACGCGAAGTAAGTTCATTTCCATGCGCCTGTGCGCAGCCCGACACACACCGATGAGTACAAACGCACACTCCTGTTCCGACTCGATTCTGTCCGCTTCTTGGCCCCCGCTCTGCATGATGATTTCAGCAGATGCCTGAGTCCTGGTCTTCGGCCTCAGGACTGGGGAGGGAGTTCCGGGCGGAGACTTGCTGTCCGCTtccaggaaggagcagagccTGGGGAGGTGGAGCCCTCTTCCCTGGGTTCCAGGGAAATGAGATCTTAGAGCAGCTGCCAAAGGTGATGGTGGGGCTTCTACCCTCATCCCCTCCGGGTTACTCTGGGGAATGTCTAAAGCCGCATGGTTTCTTAGAGGTTGGTGGCATGCCTGTGTAGGCTCCTTTAGGCCTGATTGATTGGGTATGGTGAGGCCGGGAATTGTCATGGAAACACGCATGAGCCTGTATCCACGTCTGGAAGGCGGGAGACCCCAGAGGGCACCTGTGGGCTCCCTAAAAGCTCTGGGTTTCTTGTTTGGCCAGCTCCATCCTTGCTGCCTCTCTGtctgggagaaactgaggcccagctgggggaggctgggcaCTGCCTGGCCTTGGCTCTTTATTCCCTAAATGCCATCTGAGTGGCTGCTGACTCTGTCCCTGAGGTTGCCTGTGCCCAAACTGCTCTCTAATGAGGACACCTGTCCTAGGGGACCAGCAACATGTGCTGGGAGCTGGCAGAGAGCTCCCTCCTAAACTTGAGTCCTAGCCTCCATGAGGGGTGCAGGTTTAGGCTGGGGCCTGGGCCTCTGCTGTTAAGGGCCCTGCGTAACCACCAGACCTCACATCCCATCATCATCTTTGCTTGTAGAGTCAGTCCTTAGCCCTGTTCAGACCAGAGCTGGGCAGTGGTCTGGGTCCCAGGAAGAAGTCAGGTTGGTGCTAGTGCTTGGAGGGGGAAGTTGTGGGCAGTCAGGGGGCTGTTTGTCTTGGGACGCGGGGTCAGGAGAGGGACTCAGGGACTCAGATAGGGAGGGACCTCAAGGTGAAGGGACTCTTacacccctgccctgctcacaggTTCCCCTGGAGGCCCTTGGCCAGGCCTGAGCCCGTGTCGCCATGGCCATTGTGCAGACTCTGCCAGTGCCACTGGAGCCCACTCCTGAGGCCACCACTGCCCCACAACCTCCAGCCATGGGCAGCGTGAGCAGCCTCATCTCAGGCCGGCCCTGCCCTGGGGGGCCAGCTCCTCCCCGCCACCACGGACCCTCTGGGCCCACCTTCTTCCGCCAGCAGGATGGCCTGCTACGGGGTGGCTATGAGGCACAGGAGCCACTGTGTCCAGCTGTGCCCCCTAGGAAGGCCGTCCCTGGTACCAGCTTCACCTACATCAACGAGGACTTCCGGACAGAGTCACCCCCCAGCCCGAGCAGTGACCTTGAGGATGCCCGAGAGCAGCGGGCACGCAATGCCCATCTCCGCGGCCCCCCACCCAAGCTCATCCCTGTCTCTGGAAAGCTGGAGAAGGTGAGGACCAGCCCTTCCTTTGGGGCCTGGGTGGAATCAGGAGCCCCTGAAGAAGCCGGAATTTGAGGGTCGATTCAGAGGAGAGAATGTGGGCTCCCGATTCACCagacctgggttctaatcccagctctgcctcctcctagctgcatgaccttaggaaaatcacttaacctttctgagccaaagtttctgcatctgtaaaatggaggtaataggTTAGCTCTCATGTGATCGTTGTGAGCATTCAGTCAAATAACGTACGTAAGGGTTTAGCCTAGTACCTGTCACATAacgtactcaataaatgtcagctgctCAAATTACTGTTACTGCACAACAACTACATGTCTGATGTTGAACGAGGTCTTTGACTTTGCTGAGCCTCcgtctcctcatctgtaatatggggatACTGATGATATTTTACTTGTATGGCTGTTGTAATGATAAGAGATGAACCTTTTAAATTGCTTGATGTAGAGGACATCGGGAGGCCCTCAGCCGGTGGTAGCATTTATTATTAACATGTGGGGATCGGGACCCCAGATGGGAGGGCAGGGAGTATGATAAGGGCTTTGAAAGATTGGGCAGCTGATCCCCAGTGTCCCATGGCACCTCATTTCAGAACATGGAGAAAATCCTGATCCGCCCAACAGCCTTCAAGCCAGTGCTGCCCAAACCTCGAGGGGCACCATCCCTACCTAGCTTCCTGGGTCCTCGGGCCGCCGGACTGTCTGGGAGCCAGGGCAGCCTAACCCAGCTGTTTGGGGGCCCTGCctcgtcctcctcttcctcctcctcctcggctgCTGACAAACCCCTGGCACTGAGTGGCTGGGCCAGTGGCTGCCCATCGGGGACACTGTCTGACTCCGGCCGAAATTCACTGTCCAGCCTGCCCACCTACAGCACCGGGGGTGCAGAGCCAGCCAACAGCTCCCCAGGCGGGCACCTGCCCTCCCACGGCCCCGGGCGGGGGGCACTGCCGGGTCCAGCCCGAGGGGCCCCTACTGGGCCCTCCCACTCGGACAGTGGTCGGTCTTCCTCCAGCAAGAGCACAGGCTCCCTGGGAGGCCGTGTGGCTGGGGGGCTCTTGGGCAGCGGTGCCCGGGCCTCCCCTGACAGCGGCTCCTGTGGGGAGCGctctccgcccccgcccccacccccgccacccccttCGGATGAGGCCCTGCTGCACTGTGTCCTGGAAGGAAAGCTCCGAGACCGTGAGGCAGAGCTGCAGCAGCTGCGGGACAGTCTGGACGAGAGTGAGGTGACCATGTGTCAGGTGTGGTCAGCAGCGATAATGGGGGTGGCGTGGCAGGACATCCAGAGGTGCTGGGGAGTCCGAGGAGCATTTCTGTttgtgctgggtgggggggggtggtccccAGCCCAGCTGTCCGGCGTAACCTGCAGAGCGGTAAGGAATCGAAGCCAGCACCACCGTCTGCTGTCTTTCAGACTTGAGCAAGATACTTAATGGtactgagcctcggtttcctcatctataaatggagATATTTATCATGAGGATGAAGTAAGGCAAAGgctgtaaagtgcttagaataacGCCTGGCACCTAGAAACTCCTACGGAAGCGCTTGCTATTATGGATATTGTTTCTAGCGTCCTAAAAGTGGTTGTGATTATTGTCGCGATCATTATCCCGGTGCAGCGGCGCCTGCCGTCCCTGAGCCCAGCCACTGGGCCGCCAGAGCAGTCGGTGACCGG
The sequence above is drawn from the Panthera tigris isolate Pti1 chromosome D2, P.tigris_Pti1_mat1.1, whole genome shotgun sequence genome and encodes:
- the LOC122231755 gene encoding collagen alpha-1(I) chain-like translates to MRTGKPGRPPSGPSGRRSAGEGSEGRPRPGRGHAQAPRVTRGRPGARGGCAGGPRIPVPPRPHSESRSAQDSAAAAGHPLPLPGPRGQRQLVIVRAQRAGRQGGRPSPSASSVEASPARHTLRLRSPERDAEGRLPLPRPNPCYRDPAPQDESGAEARAGPAPHPQRLVEEYLDLRRRRHLAAHSIGKVRSGAGMCGRLEFRYLRVPTTHPAPPAPPLQLPPSSCSSAGTSSPQIRRLPASSGLRTPGARLAGPGGAGRGGAAEAAPPAQEGSGLPSTPSTADPVSSPAVAQRWPEAAPLASDFTAFWIWLSTWERGEQHVTES
- the LZTS2 gene encoding leucine zipper putative tumor suppressor 2 isoform X2, with the protein product MAIVQTLPVPLEPTPEATTAPQPPAMGSVSSLISGRPCPGGPAPPRHHGPSGPTFFRQQDGLLRGGYEAQEPLCPAVPPRKAVPGTSFTYINEDFRTESPPSPSSDLEDAREQRARNAHLRGPPPKLIPVSGKLEKNMEKILIRPTAFKPVLPKPRGAPSLPSFLGPRAAGLSGSQGSLTQLFGGPASSSSSSSSSAADKPLALSGWASGCPSGTLSDSGRNSLSSLPTYSTGGAEPANSSPGGHLPSHGPGRGALPGPARGAPTGPSHSDSGRSSSSKSTGSLGGRVAGGLLGSGARASPDSGSCGERSPPPPPPPPPPSDEALLHCVLEGKLRDREAELQQLRDSLDESEAYEDRQRHWPREREALREDGAAQAQRAQRAQQLLQLQVFQLQQEKRQLQDDFAQLLQEREQLERRCATFEREQRELGPRLEETKWEVCQKSGEISLLKQQLKESQAELVQKGSELVALRVALREARAALRVSEGRARGLQEAARARELELEACSQELQRHRQEAERLREKAGQLDTEAAGLREPPAPPATADPFLLAESDEAKVQRAAAGVGGSLRAQVERLRAELQRERRRGEEQRDSFEGERLAWQAEKEQVIRYQKQLQHNYIQMYRRNRQLEQELQQLSLELEARELADLGLAEPAPCICLEEITATEI
- the LZTS2 gene encoding leucine zipper putative tumor suppressor 2 isoform X3, which gives rise to MAIVQTLPVPLEPTPEATTAPQPPAMGSVSSLISGRPCPGGPAPPRHHGPSGPTFFRQQDGLLRGGYEAQEPLCPAVPPRKAVPGTSFTYINEDFRTESPPSPSSDLEDAREQRARNAHLRGPPPKLIPVSGKLEKNMEKILIRPTAFKPVLPKPRGAPSLPSFLGPRAAGLSGSQGSLTQLFGGPASSSSSSSSSAADKPLALSGWASGCPSGTLSDSGRNSLSSLPTYSTGGAEPANSSPGGHLPSHGPGRGALPGPARGAPTGPSHSDSGRSSSSKSTGSLGGRVAGGLLGSGARASPDSGSCGERSPPPPPPPPPPSDEALLHCVLEGKLRDREAELQQLRDSLDESEVTMCQAYEDRQRHWPREREALREDGAAQAQRAQRAQQLLQLQVFQLQQEKRQLQDDFAQLLQEREQLERRCATFEREQRELGPRLEETKWEVCQKSGEISLLKQQLKESQAELVQKGSELVALRVALREARAALRELQRHRQEAERLREKAGQLDTEAAGLREPPAPPATADPFLLAESDEAKVQRAAAGVGGSLRAQVERLRAELQRERRRGEEQRDSFEGERLAWQAEKEQVIRYQKQLQHNYIQMYRRNRQLEQELQQLSLELEARELADLGLAEPAPCICLEEITATEI
- the LZTS2 gene encoding leucine zipper putative tumor suppressor 2 isoform X1, giving the protein MAIVQTLPVPLEPTPEATTAPQPPAMGSVSSLISGRPCPGGPAPPRHHGPSGPTFFRQQDGLLRGGYEAQEPLCPAVPPRKAVPGTSFTYINEDFRTESPPSPSSDLEDAREQRARNAHLRGPPPKLIPVSGKLEKNMEKILIRPTAFKPVLPKPRGAPSLPSFLGPRAAGLSGSQGSLTQLFGGPASSSSSSSSSAADKPLALSGWASGCPSGTLSDSGRNSLSSLPTYSTGGAEPANSSPGGHLPSHGPGRGALPGPARGAPTGPSHSDSGRSSSSKSTGSLGGRVAGGLLGSGARASPDSGSCGERSPPPPPPPPPPSDEALLHCVLEGKLRDREAELQQLRDSLDESEVTMCQAYEDRQRHWPREREALREDGAAQAQRAQRAQQLLQLQVFQLQQEKRQLQDDFAQLLQEREQLERRCATFEREQRELGPRLEETKWEVCQKSGEISLLKQQLKESQAELVQKGSELVALRVALREARAALRVSEGRARGLQEAARARELELEACSQELQRHRQEAERLREKAGQLDTEAAGLREPPAPPATADPFLLAESDEAKVQRAAAGVGGSLRAQVERLRAELQRERRRGEEQRDSFEGERLAWQAEKEQVIRYQKQLQHNYIQMYRRNRQLEQELQQLSLELEARELADLGLAEPAPCICLEEITATEI